One Synechococcus sp. PROS-9-1 DNA window includes the following coding sequences:
- a CDS encoding glutamyl-tRNA reductase — translation MHIAVVGLSHRTAPVEVREKLSIPEQTMEESLQNLRNHEQVLEASILSTCNRLEIYTLVRNPDLGIAAVRDFLSGHSGLESRDLSPHLFTYHHDEAIAHLMRVTAGLDSLVLGEGQILSQVKKMMRLGQEHKSIGPILNRLLTQAVSTGKRVRSETNLSTGAVSVSSAAVELAQLKLGQSRGQDALVTLETEQIAVVGAGRMSRLLLQHLQAKGASGVVLLNRTIERASALATDFPNLPIQCRGLDDLDQCLSTCSLVFTSTAADDPIIDANRLNALNRRSSLRLVDIGVPRNIASDVHDVSGVESHDVDDLQEVVERNQEARQQVAREAEGLLLEESRLFLEWWDSLEAVPTINRLRASLEEIRVEELTKALSRMGPDFSARERKVVEALTKGMINKILHTPVTQLRSAQQRSERQQALQVVEKIFDLESGAASQD, via the coding sequence ATGCATATCGCCGTCGTCGGCCTCAGTCATCGAACGGCTCCGGTCGAAGTGCGCGAAAAGCTCAGCATTCCTGAGCAAACCATGGAGGAATCCCTACAAAACCTGCGAAATCATGAGCAGGTGTTGGAGGCCTCGATCCTCAGCACCTGCAACCGACTTGAGATTTACACCTTGGTGCGCAACCCAGATTTAGGGATTGCTGCTGTCCGCGATTTTCTCAGTGGCCATTCCGGTTTGGAAAGCCGTGATCTCTCTCCGCACCTCTTCACCTATCACCACGACGAAGCCATTGCGCATTTGATGCGAGTGACTGCAGGACTCGACAGCCTTGTCCTTGGGGAGGGTCAGATCTTGTCCCAGGTCAAGAAAATGATGCGCCTGGGGCAAGAGCACAAATCGATCGGGCCCATTCTCAATCGTCTGCTGACGCAGGCTGTGAGCACAGGAAAGCGAGTCCGTTCTGAAACCAATCTCAGCACCGGCGCTGTGTCCGTGAGCTCAGCAGCGGTTGAATTGGCTCAACTCAAACTTGGACAATCTCGCGGCCAGGATGCGTTGGTCACGCTTGAAACGGAGCAAATCGCCGTTGTCGGCGCTGGACGCATGAGTCGTTTGTTGCTCCAACACCTCCAAGCGAAAGGAGCCTCTGGAGTGGTGTTGCTGAATCGCACCATCGAACGGGCCTCAGCGCTAGCAACCGACTTTCCAAACCTGCCCATTCAGTGCCGTGGGCTTGACGATCTTGATCAGTGCTTGAGCACCTGTTCGTTGGTCTTTACGAGCACAGCCGCTGATGATCCAATCATTGACGCCAACAGATTGAACGCTCTCAATCGCCGCAGCTCATTGCGACTGGTTGATATCGGCGTGCCTCGCAACATCGCATCCGATGTACACGATGTGTCTGGGGTGGAATCCCACGATGTGGATGATCTTCAAGAGGTTGTAGAGCGCAACCAAGAGGCCCGACAACAGGTTGCACGGGAGGCTGAAGGACTACTTCTTGAAGAGAGTCGCCTGTTCCTGGAATGGTGGGACAGCCTCGAGGCCGTTCCCACCATCAACCGCTTGAGAGCTTCCTTAGAGGAGATCCGCGTAGAGGAACTCACTAAAGCGCTGAGCCGCATGGGTCCTGATTTCTCAGCGCGAGAACGCAAGGTGGTGGAGGCCTTAACCAAGGGAATGATTAACAAGATCCTTCACACCCCTGTGACTCAGCTCCGCAGCGCACAGCAACGCAGCGAGCGACAACAGGCTCTTCAGGTCGTTGAAAAAATTTTTGATTTGGAATCCGGAGCGGCCTCGCAAGATTAA